A stretch of the Panicum virgatum strain AP13 chromosome 9N, P.virgatum_v5, whole genome shotgun sequence genome encodes the following:
- the LOC120692781 gene encoding probable RNA-binding protein ARP1: MTMMAPQPHPLPLAQPAPFGDTTLTKVFVGGLAWETHKDTLREHFERYGDILEAVIISDKLTGRSKGYGFVTFKEADAAKKACEDATPVINGRRANCNLASLGAKPRPQPLHLLRPSLPATPAPHAPALPSPHQPAPAIAVGSRGVSPVPWYYHPSTTPPSAAHYAHAAHQQYHGVLPFYPAATTYGYSPNYVADLSYNAKLGQAAAAAGTAGSYLQGHFTYPAAAQGGMVAPNGMMPVYPFYHYQYHGSQGLGVPAAHFFPPASAAAVATVPAIISKPTVMASPPKVEQVTGCS, encoded by the exons ATGACGATGATGGCGCCGCAGCCGCATCCCCTGCCGCTGGCGCAGCCGGCGCCGTTCGGGGACACCACGCTGACCAAGGTGTTCGTGGGCGGGCTGGCGTGGGAGACCCACAAGGACACGCTCCGCGAGCACTTCGAGCGCTACGGCGACATCCTCGAGGCCGTCATCATCTCCGACAAGCTCACCGGCCGCTCCAAGGGCTACGGCTTC GTGACGTTCAAGGAGGCGGACGCGGCGAAGAAGGCGTGCGAGGACGCCACCCCCGTCATCAACGGCCGCCGCGCCAACTGCAACCTGGCCTCCCTCGGCGCCAAGCCGCGGCCCCAGCCGCTGCACCTCCTCCGCCCCTCGCTGCCGGCCACCCCGGCGCCGCACGCGCCCGCGCTCCCGTCCCCGCACCAGCCCGCGCCAG CCATCGCGGTGGGGTCCAGGGGCGTCTCGCCGGTGCCGTGGTACTACCACCCCTCCacgacgccgccgtcggccgcgcACTACGCCCACGCCGCGCACCAGCAGTACCACGGCGTGCTCCCGTTCtaccccgccgccaccacctacGG GTACTCGCCGAACTACGTCGCTGACCTGAGCTACAACGCG AAGctaggccaggcggcggcggccgccggcacgGCAGGGTCCTACCTGCAGGGGCACTTCACgtacccggcggcggcgcagggcggcatgGTGGCGCCCAACGGCATGATGCCCGTGTACCCGTTCTATCACTACCAGTACCACGGCTCGCaggggctgggcgtccccgccGCGCACTTCTTCCCGCCGGCCTcggctgccgccgtcgccaccgtcCCGGCCATCATCTCCAAGCCCACCGTCATGGCGTCTCCCCCCAAAG TGGAGCAGGTGACGGGTTGCAGCTGa
- the LOC120687207 gene encoding probable sugar phosphate/phosphate translocator At3g11320, producing MTAKGGAAPSPGGTGAAAGTGRLFTVGLVTAWYSSNIGVLLLNKYLLSNYGFKYPIFLTMCHMSACALLSYAAIAWLRVVPMQLVRSRVQLAKIAALSLVFCGSVVSGNVSLRYLPVSFNQAVGATTPFFTAVFAYVMTVKRESWVTYLTLVPVVTGVIIASGGEPSFHLFGFIMCIGATAARALKTVLQGILLSSEGEKLNSMNLLLYMAPIAVILLLPATIFMEDNVVGVTIQLAKKDFTIVWLLLFNSCLAYFVNLTNFLVTKHTSALTLQVLGNAKGAVAVVVSIMIFRNPVSITGMLGYTLTVIGVILYSESKKRSNKP from the exons ATGACGGCGAagggcggcgccgcgccgtCCCCCGGCGGCAcgggggccgcggcggggaCCGGGCGCCTCTTCACCGTGGGGCTCGTCACCGCCTGGTACTCCTCCAACATCGGCGTGCTCCTGCTCAACAAGTACCTCCTCAGCAACTACGGCTTCAAGTACCCAATCTTCCTCACCATGTGCCACATGTCCGCCTGCGCCCTGCTCTCCTACGCCGCCATCGCCTGGCTCCGCGTCGTGCCCATGCAGCTCGTGCGCTCCCGCGTCCAGCTCGCCAAGATCGCCGCGCTCAGCCTCGTCTTCTGCGGCTCCGTCGTGTCGGGGAACGTCTCGCTGCGGTACCTACCGGTCTCCTTCAACCAGGCCGTCGGCGCCACCACGCCCTTCTTCACCGCCGTGTTCGCGTACGTCATGACCGTCAAGCGCGAGTCGTGGGTCACCTACCTCACCCTCGTGCCCGTCGTCACCGGAGTCATCATCGCCAGCGGC GGTGAGCCAAGCTTTCATCTGTTTGGATTCATCATGTGCATAGGAGCCACTGCAGCAAGGGCGTTGAAGACGGTTTTGCAAGGAATTCTTCTGTCTTCTGAGGG GGAGAAGCTTAATTCTATGAATTTGTTATTGTACATGGCTCCAATAGCTGTTATTCTCTTGCTTCCTGCAACTATCTTTATGGAGGACAATGTTGTTGGCGTTACAATTCAGCTGGCTAAAAAGGATTTCACGATTGTTTGGTTGCTGTTGTTCAATTCCTGCTTGGCATATTTTGTTAATCTGACCAATTTCTTGGTGACCAAGCATACTAGTGCACTGACTCTACAG GTTCTCGGAAATGCAAAGGGTGCTGTGGCAGTTGTCGTCTCAATTATGATATTCAGGAATCCTGTGTCTATAACAGGAATGCTTGGTTACACTCTCACAGTTATAGGCGTTATTCTTTACAGTGAGTCCAAAAAGCGCAGCAACAAGCCGTGA